The stretch of DNA TAATAGTACTATTTTTGATGGTAAATTCCATTGTGGTGCTTCAAGTACAgaacatattaatatttgtgtGCTCATTTTAAGTAAAACAGCTGTCATATACCAtccctaaaaataaaaatcataaatttatttaaaaaaacggtattaaattgaaattaaataaaatattaccatTTTTCGAACACTGTTTATTCTGTCATGACCATTTTTACAGTGTGAtatcatattaaatattatgtaaattaataacatactGTCATACAGCCACATTGGCATGAACACAATGAACCAATTCCATAAGATTCGTAGGTCAAGACGTAAGACCATAagaactaaaaatattaagagGTTGAACCAAGTAAATAATGCTCGATGAATAACTGCCATTGTTCAATCAATTTCTTTTACTCGaagttaatatttatgaattgttAGTAAGAcatatttacttttataaagatttttaaacaaaacaatgattatatttttttttatttatataggtaCTATAGTCTGTATTTATGTATGTGTGTTTATATGAATCATAACCTTCTCATTGCTTCTCGGTCTTTTCGAAGTATAACATTCTACCATGGAGGTGTATAAAACTCCATGCATTCTACTCAATTCTACTCAATTCTACTCTGTTTTGTCATATTCTATTTTATCAACTCTTGATATTTATGGAACCTTGGCACCTGGCAGGAAATATTCGGCATTGTTTGGCATggcatataattataataattatataatattcaaaataaatctcAGATAAATACCACAACTGGTAGGTTGCAATCTAATTCGACTACACTAGGGTTGATGGAATTAGAATAAAATGTACAGTGTACAGTAACATACTCATTCTATTGCATTCtattggagtttttttttgagaatatTAGAATGAAGTTAACATTCTTTAAGAGTTgatagtttaattattattgacttaattaaaatttagggGTGCAGGCAGACTGAACTTttttaaggtttttttttgcaatcgaTAGATAATTCTTTGGAGCATTATAAtatgcaaaaaattttattaaaatttggttTATGTGAAAAACCATGAGTTgaattataatcaaaatggaatattaaattagaataatagtaataaacaCAAGTATATAACAAAAAACCAACGGTGACATTACACATAgatgaataacaaaaaaactaatgaaTAGAAAACTAGAGAAAAATGTCGTAGGCTTCAATTGAGAAAGACCTtcgttaaaatttttacttaaatTGATAGGTCTACTTCAAATATAGATGAAGAATCAAGTAAAgtccaaattaaaaaaaaaaaaaaaattgacccatttgattaaaaaatggGTCAAACAAATACCAAATTGGTTCACGTGTTGAAAATTTACTGtaataaaagaacaaaaaaattattttttcattcagatttgatgatgattcagCGTTGATTTTgcagaaataataattcataagaGGTTGATTCAATCAGTTTTCAATGACTCGTCGAATAGTACtcgtgaaaaaattaaataaccgtaataattacaattcaataaaaaataaaattttatttaatttgataaaaaaaaaaaaaattcatataagtAGATAATGTTCTAAttacaattcaataaaaaataaaattttatttaatttgataaaaaaaaaaaaaaattcatataagtAGATAatgttgtaataaaaaaatgtaggtGTCAGTGTAAATTTCTTTCTCTACCTGCTCATCTTATTTATTACTttgattatattgtttttttcgtttctttAGCTGTTTACATTTTACAACTGGTCTAACTTTTGTAAGaattcaaattgttttattatttactgatATCA from Aphidius gifuensis isolate YNYX2018 linkage group LG4, ASM1490517v1, whole genome shotgun sequence encodes:
- the LOC122855099 gene encoding transmembrane protein 60, with product MAVIHRALFTWFNLLIFLVLMVLRLDLRILWNWFIVFMPMWLYDSMLLIYIIFNMISHCKNGHDRINSVRKMGWYMTAVLLKMSTQILICSVLEAPQWNLPSKIVLLPLWILLPVLSTDVFIHLIQHSRY